Proteins found in one Planctomycetes bacterium MalM25 genomic segment:
- a CDS encoding WD domain, G-beta repeat, translating to MRNLTRLSMTLLAVAICAPLANGDSPEQRHVLRMEGAGTNPLRPPVVTAVSLSADGKRLVAGGDDHRLRVWDAETGEPIRTLEGHADWVRSARFAKDADRLVSVAADHTVCLWSLAGEENMLSRRLAGGALQAVAWRPDGLAIATAGFGDNLREFDLADDQADPTERACSCEDTRALAYSPDGRWLAAAGRNGVVRVWDRVASGPPRDLPSDGRRVRALVFSPDGETLAAGGDGPTLRFWRFDQATGAFGGATGAPEELLIRPGKVHALAFLDDNLLSVGGAMNDIRVWDTDTRSARAVLKGHTGTVAALSASADGRRLVSGSFDTTVRVWDLDPNALPAAATASRPAPTKR from the coding sequence GTGCGGAACCTGACGCGTCTATCGATGACCCTGCTAGCGGTGGCGATTTGCGCCCCGCTCGCCAACGGCGACTCTCCCGAGCAGCGCCACGTGCTGCGGATGGAGGGGGCGGGGACCAATCCGCTGCGTCCCCCCGTGGTGACGGCGGTCAGCCTGTCGGCGGACGGCAAACGCCTCGTCGCGGGCGGCGACGACCACCGCCTCCGCGTCTGGGACGCGGAGACGGGCGAACCGATCCGCACGCTCGAGGGCCACGCCGACTGGGTCCGCTCGGCCCGCTTCGCCAAGGACGCCGACCGGCTCGTCTCGGTGGCGGCCGACCACACGGTCTGCCTCTGGTCGCTGGCGGGCGAAGAGAACATGCTGTCGCGCCGGCTCGCCGGCGGGGCGCTGCAAGCGGTCGCCTGGCGGCCCGATGGGCTGGCGATCGCGACCGCCGGCTTCGGCGACAACCTCCGCGAATTCGACCTGGCCGACGATCAGGCCGACCCGACCGAACGGGCCTGTTCTTGCGAAGACACCCGCGCCCTGGCCTACTCGCCCGACGGCCGCTGGCTCGCCGCCGCGGGACGCAACGGCGTCGTCCGCGTGTGGGATCGCGTTGCTAGCGGTCCGCCCCGTGATCTGCCGAGCGATGGCCGCCGCGTGCGGGCGCTCGTCTTCTCTCCCGACGGCGAGACGCTCGCCGCCGGGGGCGACGGGCCGACGTTGCGGTTCTGGCGGTTCGATCAGGCGACGGGCGCCTTCGGTGGCGCCACCGGCGCGCCCGAGGAGCTGCTCATCCGGCCCGGCAAGGTGCATGCCCTGGCGTTCCTGGACGACAACCTGCTATCAGTCGGCGGCGCCATGAACGACATCCGCGTGTGGGACACCGACACCCGCTCCGCACGGGCCGTGCTGAAGGGCCACACGGGCACGGTGGCCGCGTTGTCCGCTTCGGCGGATGGGCGGCGACTGGTCTCCGGCTCGTTCGACACGACGGTCCGCGTGTGGGACCTCGACCCGAACGCCCTGCCGGCGGCCGCGACCGCTTCGCGACCCGCCCCGACCAAACGCTGA